One Pseudomonas sp. MH9.2 DNA segment encodes these proteins:
- a CDS encoding polysaccharide deacetylase family protein, translated as MKHIVTVLSALAIAVGLLGCISAPIAMTPQTEQRLHAQAPVRFLLTFDDGPSASSFFNPTLSVLDDLAHNPVQPGIKAVFFVQTRAARAGGSELGRKIMHREYDEGHVLGFHTATPGHTNHRSLSPEELEQSLTEGSADIAAITGAPPVLVRPPFWNYDKRTFAAYQQHGMHVLLTDLSANDGKIWGYNFSLRRRSSMLRQLSEVRERIAAGELPAVDGAIPVVVTFHDLNRYTARHAQEYLQILIDSARETGLTTAAKPFYDDRSALQHAVMARTVRDSSEPVQLPGFWSWFWDSNSH; from the coding sequence ATGAAGCACATCGTCACCGTTTTATCAGCGCTTGCTATCGCTGTCGGCCTCCTTGGTTGTATCAGCGCCCCGATCGCAATGACGCCACAGACTGAGCAGCGTTTGCACGCACAAGCCCCTGTCCGTTTTTTGCTGACCTTTGATGACGGGCCAAGTGCGTCCAGTTTTTTTAATCCGACGCTCTCCGTTCTCGACGATCTTGCCCACAATCCAGTGCAGCCGGGCATCAAGGCAGTATTTTTTGTGCAGACCCGTGCGGCACGGGCGGGCGGCAGTGAATTGGGCCGAAAAATCATGCACCGTGAATATGACGAAGGTCACGTGCTGGGCTTCCATACCGCTACGCCGGGGCATACCAATCATCGTTCTCTCAGCCCGGAAGAGCTGGAACAGTCGCTAACGGAAGGCAGTGCAGACATCGCTGCGATCACCGGTGCACCACCCGTGTTGGTGCGCCCGCCATTCTGGAACTACGATAAGCGCACCTTCGCCGCTTACCAGCAGCATGGCATGCATGTGTTGCTGACCGATCTGAGCGCGAATGACGGCAAGATATGGGGCTACAATTTCAGCCTGCGCAGACGGTCCAGCATGCTGAGGCAGTTGTCCGAAGTACGCGAGCGGATTGCAGCAGGTGAGTTGCCAGCGGTCGATGGCGCTATTCCGGTGGTAGTGACGTTTCACGACCTCAATCGCTACACCGCTCGGCACGCGCAGGAATACCTGCAGATACTGATCGACAGTGCGCGCGAGACGGGTCTGACAACCGCAGCCAAGCCTTTTTACGATGATCGATCAGCGTTGCAGCATGCCGTCATGGCGCGCACCGTCAGGGACAGTTCTGAGCCTGTTCAGTTGCCTGGGTTCTGGAGCTGGTTCTGGGACAGTAATTCGCATTAG